The following are from one region of the Channa argus isolate prfri chromosome 6, Channa argus male v1.0, whole genome shotgun sequence genome:
- the LOC137128694 gene encoding TRPM8 channel-associated factor homolog, translating to MAIQPYHEAYMFLMKGLKELDFPGEAVPCDLVLTGDRAFPLAINSQGQVLMAASLYGLGRIVVLSHECYLATFPALVENALTWLMGDGSDNMSVGVHKHLHVVSDNLTKSSFQTKVVETFSNNLGVGVYVTDAYSVGEDPKDLVAFLKAGGGVLIGGQAWNWAAHHPKESTHLKFPGNKVSGVAGIYFSDNYGKVENLPVSPQVPFYWMTLKVGKDFQDDLEFLLKGISELNLQSESGLVASEILVHGPLAFPIGTTEDGRAFLAGAYYGKGRVVLISHEALLSVETMAPFWNNVIRWLDEGRTGVVGVVPKLSNTFNLIKDSGFNCAKTKFRKDLSVFVCTAYSDEHMKEIQDFVAEGGGLLIGGHAWHWAQTHSEQNPMTGFSGNKILNKMGLSLLETTIVEGFFKAPVTSQASKNSYHLYRLLRRTASHVIEGKRLTKSEEEGLKKLGSDCANYLQMKANDWYSYGLVVSTLTDILKKLGMPQVNEKNPVKNPMDHLLLSVGTEVLNVCPDPVALLPYLIKDKPLSPVVCNRKIRINANTAAKREWISTGLYLSPGMKTYMIIPAEFTNKVWKIQIGCQTDFLKADELKRAPRVHKIFPITSKRMQVWNLWGGLIYLVAPPNTQVKGVEVIVEKAVSAPYYKSGETTAGDWCSLRTAPAPWAELEFENIIITVPSEFVRGLNHLHELAALWDAIMRHIADLAAIAHKFPRKERIVTDVQISAGTMHAGYPVMGHTPTAAELVSVDIAKSKGLWGPIHELGHNQQRSCWEFPPHTTECTCNLWSVYVHEEVLGIKRAKAHQDLILTTRNQRAKEYVNGGRNLSSWHVWVALETYMQLQEKFGWDAFKKVFAAYHKMSNFPSENKEKMNLYAETFSQTVGMNLCTFFKSWGWPIDASTEEKLSNLPPWTDHPMVQYG from the exons atggcGATCCAACCCTATCATGAAGCCTACATGTTCCTGATGAAAGGACTGAAAGAGCTGGACTTCCCTGGTGAAGCTGTTCCCTGTGACCTTGTGCTGACTGGAGACCGGGCCTTTCCTTTAGCAATAAACAGCCAAGGCCAGGTCCTGATGGCTGCCTCTCTCTATGGCCTTGGAAGGATTGTGGTCCTGAGCCATGAGTGCTACCTCGCCACCTTTCCTGCTCTGGTAGAGAATGCTCTGACCTGGCTGATGGGAGATGGATCTGACAATATGTCTGTGGGGGTCCACAAACATCTCCATGTTGTTTCTGATAACCTCACCAAATCCAGCTTCCAAACTAAAGTTGTGGAGACCTTCAGTAACAACCTGGGCGTTGGTGTGTATGTGACAGATGCCTACAGTGTGGGTGAAGACCCGAAGGACCTGGTGGCATTTCTGAAAGCTGGAGGAGGAGTGCTGATAGGAGGTCAGGCATGGAACTGGGCTGCACATCACCCTAAAGAAAGCACACATCTTAAATTTCCAGGAAATAAAGTGTCTGGTGTGGCAGGGATCTACTTTTCTGACAATTATGGCAAAGTAGAAAACCTGCCTGTCTCCCCTCAGGTCCCATTCTACTGGATGACTTTAAA AGTTGGTAAGGACTTTCAGGATGACTTGGAGTTCTTACTCAAGGGGATTTCAGAGTTGAACCTCCAGAGTGAGAGTGGGCTAGTGGCCTCTGAGATTCTGGTCCATGGTCCTCTAGCCTTCCCTATAGGTACCACAGAGGATGGCCGGGCTTTTCTGGCAGGAGCCTACTATGGGAAAGGACGAGTTGTACTGATCTCACATGAAGCACTTCTGTCAGTAGAG ACAATGGCTCCTTTTTGGAACAACGTCATACGCTGGTTGGATGAAGGTCGAACTGGGGTTGTTGGAGTTGTGCCAAAGCTTAGCAACACATTTAACCTCATCAAAGACTCAGGATTCAATTGTGCAAAGACAAAATTCAGGAAAgatctgagtgtgtttgtgtgtacagcatACAGCGATGAACATATGAAAGAAATCCAAGACTTTGTGGCAGAGGGAGGAGGCCTGCTGATTGGTGGACATGCCTGGCATTGGGCACAAACACACTCGGAGCAAAACCCAATGACGGGCTTTTCAG GGAATAAGATCCTGAACAAAATGGGCCTGAGCCTGCTGGAGACAACAATTGTAGAAGGCTTCTTCAAGGCACCTGTGACCAGCCAGGCCTCCAAAAACAGCTACCACTTGTATCGCCTTCTACGCCGTACTGCTAGTCATGTAATAGAGGGTAAGAGACTGACAAAGTCTGAGGAGGAAGGCCTCAAAAAACTGGGTTCAGACTGTGCAAACTACTTGCAAATGAAGGCTAATGACTGGTACTCCTATGGACTGGTGGTGTCCACTCTCACTGACATATTAAAGAAGCTGGGGATGCCACAG gtGAATGAGAAAAACCCCGTAAAAAATCCCATGGACCACCTACTCCTCAGTGTGGGGACAGAGGTGCTTAATGTTTGCCCGGACCCTGTTGCCCTCCTGCCCTACCTCATCAAGGATAAACCACTGAGTCCAGTTGTTTGTAATCGAAAGATCAGAATAAATGCTAATACGGCAG caaaaAGGGAGTGGATCAGTACAGGACTCTACCTCTCTCCAGGTATGAAGACCTACATGATCATACCAGCAGAGTTCACCAACAAAGTATGGAAG ATCCAGATTGGCTGTCAGACGGACTTTTTGAAGGCTGATGAGTTGAAAAGAGCACCACGTGTTCATAAGATCTTTCCCATAACCTCAAAGAGGATGCAGGTGTGGAATCTCTGGGGGGGTCTTATCTACCTAGTGGCACCACCTAATACACAAGTGAAGGGAGTAGAGGTCATAGTGGAAAAGGCTGTATCTGCACCATATTATAAATCTG gTGAGACAACAGCAGGTGACTGGTGCTCTCTGCGTACAGCTCCTGCTCCATGGGCAGAGTTGGAGTTTGAAAACATCATCATTACTGTACCATCAGAATTTGTTCGTGGTCTCAATCACCTTCATGAGTTGGCAGCACTCTGGGATGCCATCATGAGACACATCGCTGACCTGGCTGCCATTGCACACAAATTTCCTCGCAAAGAACGAATTGTAACTGATGTCCAGATTTCGGCTG GTACAATGCATGCAGGTTATCCAGTTATgggacacacacccacagcagCTGAACTGGTCAGTGTTGACATTGCCAAGAGTAAAGGCTTGTGGGGCCCCATCCATGAACTGGGACACAACCAACAGAGAAGCTGCTGGGAGTTCCCACCTCACACCACAGAGTGTACATGCAACCTGTGGTCAGTGTATGTGCATGAAGAGGTGCTGGGCATCAAAAGAGCAAAG GCTCATCAAGATCTGATTTTAACAACTCGGAACCAACGAGCAAAAGAGTATGTTAATGGAGGAAGGAACCTCAGCAGTTGGCATGTGTGGGTGGCCCTGGAGACATATATGCAG CTCCAGGAGAAGTTTGGTTGGGATGCCTTTAAGAAGGTGTTTGCTGCCTACCATAAGATGAGCAACTTTCccagtgaaaacaaagaaaagatgaaCCTGTATGCTGAGACTTTCTCTCAGACTGTGGGGATGAACCTGTGCACCTTCTTTAAATCCTGGGGTTGGCCCATTGACGCATCCACTGAGGAGAAACTCTCCAACCTGCCTCCCTGGACTGACCACCCCATGGTCCAGTATGGCTGA
- the LOC137128697 gene encoding TRPM8 channel-associated factor homolog — translation MAIQPIQLYHEAYMFLMKGLKELDFPGEAVPCDLVLTGDRAFPLAINSKGQVLMAASLYGRGRIVVLSHECYLATFPALVENALTWLMGDGSDNMSVGVHKHLHVVSDNLTKSSFQTKVVEAFSNNLGVGVYVTDAYSVGEDPKDLVAFLKAGGGVLIGGQAWNWAAHHPKENIHLKFPGNKVSGVAGIYFSDNYGKVENLPVSPQVPFYWMTLKVGKDFQNDLEFLLKGIPEFKLQSDSGLVASEILVHGPLAFPIGTTKDGRAFLAGAYYGKGRVVLISHEALLQVETLAPFWNNVIRWLDEGQTGVVGVVPKLTNTFNLFNESGFNCAKTKFRKDLSVFVCTAYSDEHVKEIQDFVAEGGGLLIGGHAWHWAQTHSEQNPMTGFSGNKILNKMGLSLLGKSIESGSYKAPVPNQATNANHLCHLLRRTASHVIEGEKLTKSEEEGLKKLGSDCANYLQMKANDWYSYSLVLSTLTDILKLGMPQVNEKNLVKNPMDHLLLSVGTEVFKVCPDHVALLPYLIKDNPPRPVVHNQKIRINANTGQTTMLEWISTGLYLSPGMKTYMIIPAEITNKGWMIQIGCQTDILNADELKRAPHVSEQFPITSERMQVWNLWGGLIYLVAPPNTQVKGVEVIVEKAVSAPYYKSGETTAAEWSSLRTAPAPWAELEFENIIITVPSEFVRGLYRPEELGALWDAIMRSIADLAAIPQKFPRKERIVTDVQISAGWMHSGYPIMGHTPTAAELVSVDIAKSKGLWGPIHELGHNQQRSCWEFPPHTTECTCNLWSVYVHEEVLGINRAKAHPYMTLTNRKKRVEEYVKGGRNLSNWHVWVALETYMQLQERFGWDAFKKVFAAYHKMSNFPSDNKGKMNLYAETFSQTVGMNLCSFLKSWGWPIEASTEEKLSNLPPWTDHPMVQYG, via the exons ATGGCGATCCAACCCATACAACTCTATCATGAAGCCTACATGTTCCTGATGAAAGGACTGAAAGAGCTGGACTTTCCTGGTGAAGCTGTTCCCTGTGACCTTGTGCTGACTGGAGACCGGGCCTTTCCTTTAGCAATAAACAGCAAAGGCCAGGTCCTGATGGCTGCCTCTCTCTATGGCCGTGGAAGGATTGTGGTCCTGAGCCATGAGTGCTACCTCGCCACCTTTCCTGCTCTGGTAGAGAATGCTCTGACCTGGCTGATGGGAGATGGATCTGACAATATGTCTGTGGGGGTCCACAAACATCTCCATGTTGTTTCTGATAACCTCACCAAATCCAGCTTCCAAACTAAAGTTGTGGAGGCCTTCAGTAACAACCTGGGCGTTGGTGTGTATGTGACAGATGCCTACAGTGTGGGTGAAGACCCGAAGGACCTGGTGGCATTTCTGAAAGCTGGAGGAGGAGTGCTGATAGGAGGTCAGGCATGGAACTGGGCTGCACATCACCCTAAAGAAAACATACATCTTAAATTTCCAGGAAATAAAGTGTCTGGTGTGGCAGGGATCTACTTTTCTGACAATTATGGCAAAGTAGAAAACCTGCCTGTCTCCCCTCAGGTCCCATTCTACTGGATGACTTTAAA AGTTGGTAAGGACTTTCAGAATGACTTGGAGTTCTTATTGAAAGGTATTCCAGAGTTTAAACTCCAGAGTGACAGTGGACTAGTGGCTTCTGAGATTCTGGTCCATGGTCCTCTAGCCTTCCCCATTGGTACCACAAAGGATGGCCGGGCTTTTCTGGCAGGAGCCTACTATGGGAAAGGACGAGTTGTGCTGATCTCACATGAAGCACTTCTGCAAGTAGAG ACATTGGCTCCTTTTTGGAACAACGTCATACGCTGGTTGGATGAAGGTCAAACTGGGGTTGTTGGAGTTGTGCCAAAGCTTACCAACACATTTAACCTCTTCAATGAGTCAGGATTCAATTGTGCTAAGACAAAATTCAGGAAAGacctgagtgtgtttgtgtgtacagcgTACAGCGATGAACATGTGAAAGAAATCCAAGACTTTGTGGCAGAGGGAGGAGGCCTGCTGATTGGTGGACATGCCTGGCATTGGGCACAAACACACTCGGAGCAAAACCCAATGACGGGCTTTTCAG GGAATAAGATCCTCAACAAAATGGGCCTGAGCTTGCTGGGGAAGTCAATTGAAAGTGGCTCATACAAAGCACCTGTGCCCAACCAGGCCACCAATGCCAACCACTTGTGCCACCTTCTACGCCGTACTGCTAGTCATGTAATCGAGGGGGAGAAACTGACAAAGTCTGAGGAGGAAGGCCTCAAAAAACTGGGTTCAGACTGTGCAAACTACTTGCAAATGAAGGCTAATGACTGGTACTCCTATTCACTGGTGTTGTCCACTCTCACTGACATATTAAAGTTGGGTATGCCACAG gTGAATGAGAAAAACCTTGTAAAGAATCCCATGGACCACCTACTCCTCAGTGTGGGGACAGAGGTATTTAAGGTTTGCCCAGATCATGTTGCTCTCCTGCCCTACCTCATCAAGGATAATCCACCGAGGCCAGTTGTCCATAATCAAAAGATCAGAATCAATGCTAATACAGGTCAGACCACAATGCT TGAGTGGATCAGTACAGGACTCTACCTGTCTCCAGGTATGAAGACCTACATGATCATACCAGCAGAGATCACCAACAAAGGATGGATG ATCCAGATTGGCTGTCAAACAGACATTCTGAACGCTGATGAGCTGAAAAGAGCACCGCATGTTTCTGAGCAATTTCCCATAACCTCAGAGAGGATGCAGGTGTGGAACCTCTGGGGGGGTCTTATCTACCTGGTGGCCCCACCAAATACACAAGTTAAGGGAGTAGAGGTCATAGTGGAGAAGGCTGTATCTGCACCATATTATAAATCTG GTGAGACAACAGCTGCTGAATGGTCCTCACTGCGCACAGCTCCTGCTCCATGGGCAGAGTTGGAGTTTGAAAATATCATCATTACTGTACCATCAGAATTTGTTCGTGGTCTATATCGCCCTGAAGAGTTGGGAGCACTGTGGGATGCCATCATGAGAAGCATTGCTGACCTGGCTGCTATTCCACAGAAATTTCCTCGCAAAGAACGAATTGTAACTGATGTGCAGATTTCAGCTG GGTGGATGCATTCTGGTTATCCAATTATgggacacacacccacagcagCTGAACTGGTCAGTGTTGACATTGCCAAGAGTAAAGGCCTGTGGGGCCCCATCCATGAACTGGGACACAACCAACAGAGAAGCTGCTGGGAGTTCCCACCTCACACCACTGAGTGTACATGCAACCTGTGGTCAGTGTATGTGCATGAAGAGGTGCTGGGGATCAACAGGGCAAAG GCTCATCCATATATGACTTTAACAAATCGGAAGAAACGAGTAGAAGAGTACGTTAAGGGAGGAAGGAACCTCAGCAACTGGCATGTGTGGGTGGCCCTTGAGACATATATGCAG CTCCAGGAGAGGTTTGGTTGGGATGCCTTTAAGAAGGTGTTTGCTGCCTACCATAAGATGAGCAACTTTCCCAGTGACAACAAAGGAAAGATGAACCTGTATGCTGAGACTTTCTCTCAGACTGTGGGGATGAACCTGTGCAGCTTTCTTAAGTCCTGGGGTTGGCCCATTGAAGCATCCACTGAGGAGAAACTCTCCAACCTGCCTCCCTGGACTGACCACCCCATGGTCCAGTATGGCTGA